Proteins encoded by one window of Ignavibacteriota bacterium:
- a CDS encoding phosphodiester glycosidase family protein, translating to MIYKLIIITIAILTINYTNIIQIFAKAPVAKKSTDYPSKLLFDTLLHPGLKYSNILFGKRVNKISANILEFDLTNPELELAVLKAKNNISELDKLHGIVNIADSSDGKLTLAAINGSFWKAYRNNPIGACIIEGVVVEMNPYKEWTGIFFDSLSRPTIDNFKLSGKVKLHDGKIINLTSVNRRRDSAGIVLYNKYGGYVIPHVNDATIEKMISEAYLTLLSDSTFMADDSTEVEFDFEEFERNIMTSARNEKLEGSILKALIEYIDKPAINRTVRGVVNYVDTGFVSINDNQTVLSLGYNLPPDILVYAGDTLEILFETDLYRETEFFHAVTATPRLVRGGNAAHEAYREGSKSRRFINGQLGRTAIGYNKDRTKLYLVTIDHSNRSAKKKGSSLGELAQIMKQIGCYDAMNLDGGGSSVMVIDGKNIMAKSNPNASRKISVGIGIRKKR from the coding sequence ATGATATATAAACTTATAATAATAACAATTGCAATATTAACCATTAATTATACAAATATTATACAAATATTTGCAAAAGCTCCAGTAGCTAAAAAATCTACTGATTATCCCAGTAAATTATTATTCGATACCTTGCTCCATCCGGGACTTAAATATTCAAATATTTTATTTGGAAAAAGAGTAAATAAAATTAGTGCTAATATTTTGGAATTTGATTTAACCAATCCCGAGCTTGAGTTGGCGGTTTTGAAAGCAAAAAACAATATCTCTGAACTTGATAAATTACATGGAATTGTCAATATTGCAGATTCATCTGACGGCAAACTAACTCTTGCAGCAATTAATGGAAGCTTCTGGAAAGCATACCGAAATAATCCTATTGGAGCATGCATAATTGAGGGTGTGGTCGTTGAAATGAATCCTTACAAAGAATGGACTGGAATTTTCTTCGATAGCCTGAGCAGACCAACTATTGATAATTTCAAATTGAGTGGCAAAGTCAAACTTCACGACGGAAAAATTATAAACCTGACATCAGTCAACAGAAGAAGAGACTCTGCAGGAATTGTGCTTTACAATAAATATGGCGGATATGTAATTCCTCATGTAAATGATGCAACAATTGAGAAAATGATAAGTGAAGCTTATTTGACTTTACTCAGCGACAGTACTTTTATGGCTGATGATTCTACAGAAGTCGAATTTGATTTTGAAGAATTTGAACGAAATATCATGACAAGTGCCAGAAATGAAAAGTTAGAGGGTTCAATACTTAAAGCACTGATTGAATATATTGATAAGCCTGCTATTAATCGTACTGTACGCGGAGTTGTGAATTATGTTGACACCGGTTTTGTCAGCATTAATGATAATCAGACAGTACTTTCTCTGGGTTATAATCTCCCGCCCGATATTCTAGTATATGCCGGCGATACATTAGAAATTCTTTTTGAAACCGATTTGTACAGAGAAACAGAGTTTTTTCATGCAGTTACTGCTACTCCAAGACTTGTTCGAGGAGGAAATGCTGCTCACGAAGCCTATAGAGAAGGCTCAAAATCAAGACGATTTATAAATGGGCAGTTAGGACGCACCGCTATTGGCTACAATAAAGATAGAACTAAATTATACCTTGTAACAATTGACCATTCAAACAGGTCTGCAAAGAAAAAAGGCTCATCGCTCGGTGAACTGGCACAAATAATGAAACAAATTGGTTGCTATGATGCCATGAATCTTGATGGTGGTGGCTCAAGTGTAATGGTGATTGACGGCAAAAATATTATGGCTAAAAGCAATCCCAATGCATCAAGAAAAATTTCCGTTGGCATTGGGATTAGAAAAAAGAGATGA
- a CDS encoding tetratricopeptide repeat protein, producing MRYIFIIIIFFNASFCFSQSADEYYFRGLKFASRAEYQNAIKSFTRVVEINPTYYRAYLKRGISYHKISDLSNAIADYSMAIEINPKFAEAYSYRGLAKLDMGDNSGAVVDLDMSIKLNPNFSKAIFNRGQAKYRMKDFSGALVDFNNVIYLDPFNAHAFMKRGMSYYGNGELEKACEDWDKAADMGWNDVYEYIRDYCR from the coding sequence ATGAGATACATATTTATTATTATCATATTTTTTAATGCATCTTTTTGCTTTTCACAGTCTGCAGATGAATATTATTTTCGAGGGCTGAAATTTGCTTCAAGAGCAGAGTATCAAAATGCAATTAAAAGTTTCACTCGTGTTGTTGAAATAAATCCAACATATTACAGAGCTTATCTTAAAAGAGGGATATCATACCATAAGATTAGCGATTTGAGTAATGCAATAGCTGATTATTCAATGGCTATTGAAATTAATCCTAAATTTGCTGAAGCATATTCTTATCGCGGATTAGCCAAACTTGATATGGGCGATAATTCGGGAGCAGTTGTAGATCTGGATATGTCAATAAAGCTGAATCCTAATTTCTCTAAAGCAATTTTTAATCGGGGGCAGGCGAAATACAGAATGAAAGATTTTTCAGGTGCTCTCGTTGACTTTAATAACGTAATCTATCTTGACCCTTTCAATGCTCATGCTTTCATGAAACGTGGAATGTCCTACTATGGAAATGGTGAACTTGAAAAAGCATGTGAAGACTGGGATAAAGCAGCAGACATGGGCTGGAATGATGTCTATGAATACATTAGAGATTATTGCAGATAA
- a CDS encoding DUF4292 domain-containing protein: MRKVSSKICLIFIIICLIFASCTSVKKTGSDISGISLKELNTELKKLEASCIINSTMNNQTFNFRIKINIAGVDTVSMTVFGPFGITVGRLYSDLNRFRFHNIMENSLYEGSPTEENIKKATNLSISVKDLLSLFQGKTPFKIKDYSLLEETGNEFILKRVDASNFGDFAVINKNDLKLVRYQRKDKGNVLILDSSFDKYKTSGEVSIPGSLNFAMPTVDGKMIIEIESFKINESAASPVKFDVPSSVTIIDLDKY; the protein is encoded by the coding sequence ATGAGAAAAGTTTCATCTAAAATTTGTTTAATATTTATAATCATTTGCCTAATTTTTGCTTCCTGCACCTCTGTTAAGAAGACAGGTAGTGATATTAGCGGCATTTCGCTTAAAGAACTGAACACTGAACTTAAAAAGCTCGAAGCAAGCTGCATAATCAACTCTACCATGAATAATCAGACTTTCAATTTCCGGATAAAAATAAATATTGCCGGAGTTGATACTGTTTCTATGACGGTATTTGGTCCTTTTGGAATCACTGTCGGCAGGCTTTACTCCGACTTGAATCGCTTCAGATTTCATAATATCATGGAAAATTCTCTTTATGAGGGCTCTCCAACAGAAGAAAATATCAAGAAAGCAACCAATCTGAGCATATCTGTTAAAGATTTATTGAGTTTATTTCAAGGAAAAACACCATTCAAAATCAAGGATTACAGTTTGCTCGAAGAAACCGGTAATGAATTTATATTAAAAAGAGTTGACGCTTCGAATTTTGGAGATTTTGCTGTAATTAATAAAAACGATTTGAAGTTAGTACGCTATCAGAGAAAGGATAAAGGTAATGTACTTATACTTGATTCCTCTTTTGATAAGTACAAAACAAGTGGTGAAGTATCTATTCCGGGAAGTCTGAATTTCGCAATGCCGACTGTTGACGGGAAAATGATTATTGAGATTGAAAGTTTTAAAATAAATGAAAGCGCTGCATCACCTGTTAAGTTTGATGTACCGTCATCAGTTACAATTATTGATTTAGATAAGTATTGA
- a CDS encoding porin yields the protein MNLRLWYFIALLTAMPVFIEAQETTRSPASFDFNSNGIMFETADTSLSVIMRFRMQNRISYNTVSETDLSAKSTELAVRRLRLRFGGLLYKKLSFNLQLSFARRDWDIVDSDLPNLIRDAMVFWNFSPNIQLGIGQTKLPGNRQRVISSGDMQFTDRSIVNSIFTIDRDFGIQGLYSTKISDVGLNIRGALSNGDGRYAPQMPGANFAYTGRIEVLPFGKFSGGGDYFEGDLMREQKPKLSVGVTYSYNEKSTRTRGQLGPQLLKTVDQSVLLADAILKYRGFAFYTEYAQRNADEPFTGFLEGAPVYVYIGQGYLFQASYIFDSNIEVAVRMATVIPDEAIREFSGAEFNRQFTGSLSYYISNHRAKAQLELIHNTLENMITNSERINWTGRFNLEVGI from the coding sequence ATGAATCTACGTTTATGGTATTTCATTGCATTACTTACAGCAATGCCTGTTTTCATAGAAGCACAGGAAACAACCCGCTCACCTGCCAGCTTTGACTTTAATTCAAATGGAATTATGTTTGAAACAGCAGATACATCTCTTTCAGTGATTATGCGATTTCGTATGCAAAACAGAATCAGCTACAACACTGTATCGGAAACTGACTTAAGCGCAAAAAGTACAGAGCTTGCTGTAAGAAGACTTCGATTGCGTTTTGGTGGTTTATTGTATAAAAAGCTTAGTTTTAATTTGCAGCTTTCATTTGCAAGAAGGGACTGGGATATTGTTGATTCGGATTTACCTAACTTAATTCGTGATGCAATGGTATTTTGGAACTTTTCACCCAATATCCAACTTGGAATCGGACAGACTAAACTACCCGGCAACAGGCAAAGAGTTATTTCTTCTGGCGATATGCAGTTTACAGACAGGTCAATAGTAAATTCTATATTTACTATTGACAGAGATTTCGGTATTCAGGGTTTGTATTCTACAAAAATAAGTGATGTAGGACTTAATATAAGAGGAGCTTTATCAAATGGAGACGGGAGATATGCTCCACAAATGCCCGGAGCAAATTTTGCTTATACAGGAAGAATTGAAGTCCTGCCATTTGGTAAATTCTCAGGCGGCGGCGATTATTTCGAGGGAGATTTGATGCGTGAACAGAAGCCTAAATTATCAGTTGGGGTAACATATTCATATAACGAGAAATCAACAAGAACACGCGGGCAGTTGGGTCCTCAGCTTCTGAAGACTGTTGACCAGAGTGTTCTTCTGGCTGATGCAATTTTGAAATACAGAGGATTTGCATTCTACACTGAGTATGCTCAAAGAAATGCTGATGAGCCTTTCACCGGATTTTTAGAAGGTGCACCGGTTTATGTTTATATTGGGCAGGGGTATCTTTTTCAGGCATCATATATTTTCGACAGCAATATCGAAGTCGCCGTCAGAATGGCAACAGTTATTCCTGATGAAGCTATACGTGAATTCTCAGGCGCTGAATTCAACAGACAATTTACCGGCAGTTTATCATATTATATAAGCAATCACAGAGCTAAAGCACAACTTGAGTTAATACACAATACTCTTGAAAATATGATTACAAATAGTGAAAGAATAAACTGGACAGGCAGATTTAATCTAGAAGTCGGAATTTAG
- a CDS encoding ribonuclease HII: protein MVFPHLEYEGPFWNENHLVAGVDEAGRGPLAGPVVAAAVIIEPGSVFTGLNDSKKMTEKARLKLYEQIYKNALDVSVGIIDNIEIDEINILQASVKAMKVALDGLRLVPKHIFIDGNYFTEYDIPYTTIVKGDSTSLSIAAASVIAKVTRDNWMVEKAAQLYPEYGFDKHKGYPTDFHIKAIEKFGHCPIHRKTFLKNIVIKQETLF, encoded by the coding sequence ATGGTTTTTCCTCATCTTGAATATGAGGGTCCTTTTTGGAACGAAAATCACTTAGTGGCAGGTGTTGACGAAGCAGGTCGTGGACCACTTGCAGGACCTGTTGTAGCTGCTGCAGTTATAATCGAACCGGGAAGTGTATTCACGGGCTTGAACGATTCCAAAAAAATGACTGAAAAAGCAAGACTGAAGTTATACGAGCAAATATATAAAAATGCTCTTGATGTATCTGTTGGAATAATTGATAATATTGAAATAGATGAAATAAATATTCTTCAGGCATCGGTGAAAGCTATGAAAGTAGCCCTTGATGGACTTAGATTAGTTCCTAAGCACATTTTTATTGATGGAAATTACTTTACGGAATATGATATTCCATATACGACGATAGTCAAAGGTGATTCAACATCATTGTCAATAGCTGCAGCATCAGTTATTGCTAAAGTAACTCGTGACAACTGGATGGTCGAGAAAGCCGCTCAACTTTATCCTGAATACGGTTTCGATAAACACAAGGGTTACCCTACAGATTTTCATATTAAAGCGATAGAGAAATTTGGACACTGCCCAATTCATAGAAAAACATTTCTTAAGAATATAGTTATTAAGCAGGAAACCCTTTTCTAA
- a CDS encoding 6-carboxytetrahydropterin synthase yields MLYVTKKIEFSASHRLFNPTFSDQQNDEIFDKCNNFFGHGHNYVLEVTVAGLPDPQTGYVIDLKKLKRIIKNEIFDKVDHKHLNYDVAFLKGIIPTAENIAVTFWKLLEDKITDGKLYKVRLFESENSYVEFMGGEVNIPVYLNDGERK; encoded by the coding sequence ATGCTTTATGTTACAAAAAAAATTGAATTTTCTGCTTCGCACAGATTATTTAATCCAACATTTAGTGACCAACAGAATGACGAAATATTTGATAAATGTAATAACTTTTTTGGTCATGGTCATAATTATGTTTTAGAAGTCACTGTTGCAGGGCTTCCAGACCCTCAAACCGGGTATGTAATAGATTTAAAAAAATTAAAAAGGATAATTAAAAATGAAATCTTTGATAAGGTTGATCACAAGCATCTTAATTATGACGTGGCTTTTCTCAAAGGCATAATCCCAACTGCTGAGAATATTGCTGTAACTTTTTGGAAATTATTGGAAGACAAAATCACTGACGGAAAACTATATAAAGTCAGACTATTTGAGTCAGAAAATAGTTATGTCGAGTTTATGGGAGGCGAAGTTAATATCCCTGTTTATTTGAATGATGGAGAAAGAAAATAA
- a CDS encoding GTP cyclohydrolase I: MYNSIKNGNGSHSFDIIEIEDLKIDDYDWNEEMTENFPEFNYLGYKNFDANGNIELSEDERQEMLQLVEEKYTEIFDILRISRNDPNSTQTPKRLSKMLVNELFAGRYDAPPKMTVFPNRNNVNNLIISRGIEVMSVCSHHWQPISGMCAIGYIPNKNVIGLSKLTRIVNWFSRRGQIQEELGEQIADYLEKLLKPKALGVVINAKHYCMIARGVSSSEENSLMTTSVMRGYLLDDLNLRNEFLKLIENTNR; encoded by the coding sequence ATGTATAATTCAATAAAGAACGGTAATGGCAGTCATAGCTTCGATATAATTGAAATTGAAGATTTAAAGATTGACGATTATGATTGGAATGAAGAAATGACAGAAAATTTTCCAGAGTTTAACTATTTAGGTTATAAGAATTTTGATGCAAACGGGAATATTGAGCTTTCTGAAGATGAGCGTCAGGAGATGCTACAGCTTGTGGAGGAAAAATACACAGAGATTTTCGATATTTTACGAATCTCACGTAATGATCCCAATAGCACTCAAACCCCCAAGCGTTTATCAAAAATGCTTGTAAATGAACTCTTCGCGGGACGGTATGATGCTCCACCCAAGATGACTGTATTTCCGAATAGAAATAATGTTAATAATTTGATTATAAGCCGAGGCATTGAAGTAATGTCGGTTTGCTCTCATCACTGGCAACCAATTTCAGGTATGTGCGCAATAGGTTATATCCCTAACAAAAATGTAATCGGTCTATCAAAACTGACCCGAATTGTCAACTGGTTTTCACGTCGTGGTCAAATACAGGAAGAACTTGGTGAGCAAATTGCTGATTATCTGGAAAAATTATTGAAACCAAAGGCGCTGGGAGTAGTAATTAATGCCAAGCATTACTGTATGATAGCGCGTGGAGTGAGCTCTTCTGAAGAAAATTCTCTAATGACAACATCTGTGATGAGAGGCTATTTACTTGATGATTTAAATCTGCGAAATGAATTTTTGAAGTTAATAGAAAACACTAATCGCTGA
- the hpt gene encoding hypoxanthine phosphoribosyltransferase: protein MEERIVIQDKVFKKFITKFEIDASVKKLASRINRDYEGKSPTILAVMKGAMLFTADLMRHINLPCELEVISAKSYGTGMATSGDVKIADFGAKFSGKDIIIVEDIVDTGLTLKALFHNIMLHNPASLEAAAILSKPDSREVEVSLKYTGIEIPPYFVVGYGLDYAEKGRNLSDIYILDNEILQS, encoded by the coding sequence ATGGAAGAAAGAATTGTTATTCAAGATAAGGTATTCAAAAAATTTATCACAAAATTTGAAATTGATGCTTCTGTAAAGAAACTTGCATCGCGCATAAATCGTGACTATGAAGGCAAATCACCAACAATACTTGCAGTAATGAAAGGTGCTATGCTATTTACAGCAGACCTTATGAGACATATTAATCTGCCTTGCGAACTGGAAGTCATAAGCGCCAAAAGCTATGGTACAGGTATGGCGACTTCTGGAGATGTAAAAATAGCTGACTTCGGTGCAAAATTCAGTGGGAAAGATATTATTATAGTCGAAGATATTGTTGATACAGGTCTTACTCTTAAGGCACTTTTTCATAACATAATGCTGCATAACCCTGCAAGTCTGGAAGCTGCAGCAATTCTGTCAAAGCCAGACTCAAGAGAGGTCGAAGTCAGTCTGAAATATACAGGAATCGAGATTCCGCCGTATTTTGTGGTTGGTTACGGCTTGGATTATGCCGAAAAAGGCAGAAATTTGTCTGATATTTATATACTTGATAACGAAATATTACAATCTTAA
- the sucC gene encoding ADP-forming succinate--CoA ligase subunit beta produces MKIHEYQAKELLSRYNVPTLKGKVIYSAEDAGSITYNEFESQGIGTIVLKAQIHAGGRGKGTVINAANGEPAELFGKTVRGVNVISGGNISDKAYQFANATLGNKLVTIQTGEEGSLVSKMLIEEGVSIDKEFYAGITLDRQTGRNVVMVSTEGGVEIEKVAEETPEKILKETIDPAIGFQAYQARSLAFGLGLKGSSFNSFINFITKLVKAYHELDCSLVEINPLVLTTDGDMIALDCKMTFDENAIFRHPEYMDLRDVSEEDALEVEASKFNLNYIKLDGNVGCMVNGAGLAMATMDLIQLSGGKPANFLDVGGGANPERIANAFRIMLSDPNVEAVLINIFGGIVRCDKVAEGIIQALQTIEVKLPVIIRLDGTNAKEAAVMLKKSTMKFKVALNFEDAARLVTEVLKK; encoded by the coding sequence ATGAAGATTCATGAGTATCAAGCAAAAGAGTTGTTAAGCAGGTATAATGTCCCTACACTAAAGGGTAAAGTCATCTATTCAGCAGAAGATGCCGGAAGTATAACTTACAACGAATTTGAATCTCAAGGAATAGGAACTATAGTTCTAAAAGCACAAATTCATGCAGGCGGCAGAGGCAAAGGTACAGTAATCAATGCTGCTAATGGCGAGCCGGCTGAACTTTTCGGCAAAACTGTTCGCGGTGTTAATGTCATTAGCGGTGGAAATATTTCCGATAAAGCATATCAGTTCGCTAATGCCACATTAGGTAACAAACTTGTTACAATCCAAACCGGGGAAGAAGGCTCTTTAGTCAGTAAAATGCTCATTGAAGAGGGTGTTTCAATTGACAAGGAATTTTACGCAGGTATTACCCTCGACAGACAAACCGGCAGAAATGTTGTTATGGTTTCGACTGAAGGTGGTGTTGAAATTGAAAAAGTTGCAGAAGAAACTCCCGAAAAGATTCTCAAAGAAACTATTGACCCTGCTATCGGGTTTCAGGCATATCAGGCAAGAAGTTTGGCTTTTGGATTGGGTCTTAAAGGCAGTTCTTTTAACAGCTTTATAAATTTTATAACAAAGCTTGTGAAAGCTTACCATGAATTGGATTGCAGTCTTGTGGAAATAAATCCGCTTGTTCTAACTACCGATGGTGATATGATTGCCTTAGATTGCAAAATGACTTTTGATGAAAATGCTATTTTCCGCCATCCTGAATATATGGATCTTCGCGATGTATCTGAAGAAGACGCTTTAGAAGTTGAAGCTTCAAAATTTAATCTGAATTATATCAAACTTGACGGTAACGTCGGCTGTATGGTCAATGGTGCCGGATTAGCTATGGCTACAATGGATTTAATTCAATTATCAGGCGGTAAGCCGGCAAACTTCCTTGATGTAGGCGGTGGTGCAAATCCTGAAAGAATTGCAAACGCTTTCAGAATAATGCTAAGTGACCCCAATGTGGAAGCTGTTCTAATCAATATTTTCGGTGGTATTGTTCGCTGTGATAAAGTAGCTGAAGGCATAATTCAGGCTCTTCAAACAATTGAAGTAAAACTTCCTGTTATCATACGTCTTGATGGAACAAATGCCAAAGAAGCCGCTGTAATGCTCAAAAAATCTACCATGAAATTCAAAGTAGCTCTTAATTTTGAAGATGCGGCAAGGCTTGTTACTGAAGTTTTGAAAAAATAA
- a CDS encoding zinc-dependent metalloprotease, protein MHEIGHILGLGHFDDKHCNNPDPKLEPTSGAVMRSFMPANRDAYNLTEYDKCAVAKLHCPTITSFFEFIDDREQSTSYPNPASDFITIQFSNKGLQPFAAVDKVQIFDMLGIEVMSVGTGLDLSTQRIDVSHLPAGVYFIRIGNKVEKFVKM, encoded by the coding sequence TTGCATGAAATTGGCCATATTTTAGGTTTAGGTCACTTTGATGATAAACATTGTAACAACCCTGATCCAAAATTGGAGCCAACTTCAGGTGCAGTGATGCGATCCTTTATGCCTGCAAATAGGGATGCTTATAATTTAACTGAATATGATAAATGTGCGGTTGCGAAGCTTCATTGCCCAACTATTACTTCATTTTTTGAATTTATTGATGACAGAGAACAATCAACTTCTTACCCAAATCCCGCAAGTGATTTTATTACAATTCAATTCAGCAACAAAGGGCTTCAGCCCTTTGCAGCAGTAGATAAAGTACAAATATTCGATATGCTTGGAATTGAGGTGATGTCCGTAGGGACAGGGCTTGACCTGTCCACCCAAAGAATTGATGTTTCGCATTTACCGGCAGGAGTGTATTTTATAAGGATTGGTAATAAGGTGGAAAAATTTGTGAAGATGTGA
- a CDS encoding superoxide dismutase translates to MSFILKELPYAKNALAPYISEETMDFHHSKHLQAYVNNTNNLIAGTEFENMPLEEIITKSSGPLFNNSAQIWNHEFFWDIMTPNGGGTPSGDMLSALEQSFGSFDSFKEKFVKSATGLFGSGWTWLVKNSDGKLDIVSYSNAGNPLTEGKSALLGIDVWEHAYYIDYRNARPKYVEAFFDVINWNSVASKF, encoded by the coding sequence ATGTCATTCATTCTCAAAGAATTACCTTACGCAAAAAATGCTTTGGCGCCTTACATTTCAGAAGAAACTATGGATTTTCATCACAGCAAACATCTTCAGGCTTACGTTAACAATACAAATAACTTAATTGCCGGAACCGAATTTGAAAATATGCCATTAGAAGAAATAATTACAAAATCATCAGGTCCTCTATTCAATAATTCAGCTCAAATCTGGAATCACGAATTTTTCTGGGATATAATGACACCAAATGGCGGCGGCACTCCAAGTGGCGATATGCTTTCAGCTTTGGAACAGAGTTTTGGTTCATTTGACAGCTTTAAAGAAAAATTTGTAAAATCTGCAACAGGTCTTTTTGGCTCAGGCTGGACCTGGCTTGTTAAAAATTCTGACGGCAAACTTGACATAGTATCATACAGCAATGCAGGCAATCCGCTAACTGAAGGTAAAAGTGCACTTTTGGGTATTGATGTATGGGAACATGCCTATTATATTGACTATCGCAATGCACGTCCCAAATATGTAGAAGCATTTTTTGATGTAATCAACTGGAATTCAGTTGCTTCAAAATTCTGA
- the accD gene encoding acetyl-CoA carboxylase, carboxyltransferase subunit beta: MAWFVRSKANITEETQKAMPDGLWTKCPSCGEIMYKTDLEENLFTCKKCSYHFRIGSKEYINIILDVGSFEETNQNIRSTDPLKFVDTKDYPTRIAEGHKKSGVNDAITTGVGSLKGRKVSFACMNFNFIGGSMGSVVGEKIYRAAKIALDKKMPFILISASGGARMQESVLSLMQMAKTSAILAELDEAGVPFISLLTDPTTGGVTASYSMLGDVNIAEPGALIGFAGPRVIEQTIRKKLPAGFQRAEFLLEHGFLDKIIDRKVMRDELSQIVEWFYN, translated from the coding sequence ATGGCATGGTTTGTAAGATCTAAAGCCAATATTACTGAAGAAACCCAAAAAGCGATGCCTGACGGCTTATGGACAAAATGCCCGTCGTGCGGTGAAATAATGTACAAAACTGACCTTGAAGAAAATTTATTCACCTGTAAAAAATGTTCGTATCATTTCAGAATAGGCTCGAAAGAATATATCAATATTATTCTTGACGTTGGCTCGTTTGAGGAGACAAATCAGAATATACGCTCGACTGACCCTCTTAAATTTGTGGATACGAAGGATTACCCAACAAGAATTGCTGAAGGTCACAAAAAATCAGGTGTTAATGATGCAATCACAACCGGTGTTGGTTCATTGAAAGGTAGAAAAGTATCATTTGCTTGTATGAATTTCAATTTTATTGGTGGAAGTATGGGCTCTGTTGTTGGCGAGAAAATTTATCGTGCTGCCAAAATTGCCCTTGATAAGAAAATGCCATTTATCCTGATTTCAGCCAGTGGTGGCGCCAGAATGCAGGAATCTGTCCTGTCTCTGATGCAAATGGCTAAGACATCTGCTATACTTGCTGAGCTTGATGAAGCAGGTGTACCGTTTATATCACTTCTTACTGACCCTACCACAGGTGGCGTAACAGCTTCATATTCAATGCTTGGTGATGTAAATATTGCAGAGCCCGGAGCACTTATTGGTTTTGCAGGTCCAAGAGTAATTGAGCAGACTATTCGCAAGAAACTTCCGGCTGGATTCCAAAGAGCCGAATTTTTATTGGAACATGGCTTCCTTGATAAAATAATTGATAGAAAAGTCATGCGGGATGAATTATCCCAAATTGTTGAGTGGTTTTATAATTAA